From the genome of Anopheles moucheti chromosome 3, idAnoMoucSN_F20_07, whole genome shotgun sequence, one region includes:
- the LOC128301190 gene encoding probable beta-hexosaminidase fdl has product MLLAHDYNSRRSSVASSQSRNIRSTVLKNMFKKIALTRSAMKKVVVVGFISILGSFLLLLYWNDTSESPKPSTAMSMGIYNTHIYGSLASATPNGDNIRASAIPVNPIERSWTYKCVNNRCVRHHFVDGVAEDFETSNNAHQPQSPQQSHGDVGPGGSSSTNSGSSSGKRIPHLTCTMTCGPINIWPQPTGATTIGSKTSRFRLSDMHVKIVTRFEQVEKLLHEAYDVMRAEIRGVMVAHGASLEEIEGALPASSVPAGMQPPATEQRPVATEVNDAATAGRRPSSTVDAGVGKIHFFKLVSDKRYDVDAFEVNIHVEKSADTHLTLHTDESYNMTVTHSARVLIIKISANTFFGAKHGLTTLQQLIWFDDEERTLKVLNKASIEDVPKFNYRGLMLDTSRHYFSVDSIKRTLVGMSHSKLNRFHWHITDSQSFPLVSKHYPQLARYGAYSEREVYTPDDVRTLAAFAKVRGIQIIPEIDAPAHAGNGWDWGPKHGLGELSLCINQQPWSNYCGEPPCGQLNPKNNNTYLILQKLYEELLEIVGPLDYFHIGGDEVNLECWQQHFNDSDMRTLWCDFMLQAYHRLQLASGQNATAPRMVGVWSSGLTSAPCLSKNTFAVQVWGGSKWPENFQLINSGYSLVISHVDAWYLDCGFGSWRSTGEGACSPYRNWQTVYKHRPWEEMKLTSLQMRQILGGEACLWTEQVDESILDSRLWPRASALAERLWTDPTEERFSESVPLEVYNRMSVFRNHLLELGLRAEPIFPKYCAQNQDECV; this is encoded by the exons ATGTTGCTCGCTCATGATTACAACAGTAGG CGCTCTTCGGTAGCATCATCCCAGTCTCGAAACATTCGCAGCACTGTACTGAAAAATATGTTCAAAAAGATAGCCCTCACGAGGTCAGCCATGAAGAAGGTCGTCGTGGTAGGATTTATCAGCATTCTGGGAAGcttcctgctgttgctgtactGGAACGACACGTCCGAATCGCCCAAACCGTCGACAGCGATGTCGATGGGTATCTACAATACGCACATTTATGGAAGTTTGGCCAGCGCGACGCCTAACGGTGATAACATTCGTGCCAGTGCCATCCCTGTAAA TCCCATCGAACGTTCGTGGACGTACAAATGCGTAAACAATCGATGCGTACGGCACCATTTCGTGGACGGCGTTGCAGAGGACTTCGAAACGAGCAACAACGCACACCAGCCCCAATCGCCCCAGCAGTCCCATGGCGATGTAGGACCCGGTGGTAGCAGCAGCACGAATTCTGGCAGCTCATCCGGCAAACGGATACCCCACCTTACCTGTACGATGACCTGCGGACCAATCAATATCTGGCCCCAACCGACCGGTGCCACAACGATCGGTAGCAAAACGTCGCGCTTTCGGCTGTCGGACATGCACGTCAAGATCGTGACCCGGTTCGAACAGGTCGAAAAGCTGCTGCACGAAGCGTACGACGTGATGCGGGCCGAGATCCGTGGTGTGATGGTTGCGCATGGTGCCAGTCTGGAGGAGATCGAAGGTGCCCTACCAGCCAGTTCCGTTCCCGCAGGAATGCAACCCCCGGCGACCGAACAACGTCCGGTGGCAACGGAAGTGAACGATGCTGCCACCGCTGGAAGACGACCAAGCAGTACGGTTGATGCTGGGGTGGGAAAGATTCACTTCTTTAAGCTCGTTAGCGACAAACGGTACGATGTGGATGCGTTCGAGGTGAACATTCACGTGGAAAAGTCAGCTGACACGCATCTGACGCTACATACGGACGAGAGCTACAATATGACGGTGACGC ATTCCGCTAGGGTGTTGATCATTAAAATATCTGCAAACACATTCTTCGGCGCGAAGCATGGACTCACAACGTTACAGCAGTTGATCTGGTTCGACGACGAAGAGCGTACCCTGAAAGTATTGAACAAGGCGTCCATTGAGGATGTGCCGAAATTTAA tTACCGTGGCCTTATGCTCGACACCTCCCGGCACTACTTCTCGGTGGACTCGATCAAGCGTACGCTCGTCGGCATGTCACACTCGAAGCTGAATCGCTTCCACTGGCACATTACAGACTCGCAGAGCTTCCCGCTAGTCTCCAAACACTATCCGCAACTAGCGCGCTACGGGGCGTACTCCGAGCGTGAAGTATACACACCGGACGATGTACGTACCCTGGCAGCGTTTGCGAAAGTTCGCGGCATTCAGATCATCCCGGAGATCGATGCTCCGGCCCACGCTGGCAATGGATGGGATTGGGGTCCCAAGCACGGTCTCGGTGAGCTCAGTCTGTGCATCAACCAGCAACCGTGGAGCAACTATTGCGGTGAACCACCGTGTGGTCAGCTGAACcctaaaaataacaacacctACCTAATTCTGCAGAAGCTGTACGAGGAGTTGCTGGAAATTGTGGGTCCCCTGGATTACTTTCACATCGGCGGCGATGAGGTGAACCTGGAATGCTGGCAGCAACACTTTAACGACTCCGACATGCGTACGCTGTGGTGTGATTTTATGCTTCAAGCGTACCACCGATTACAGCTGGCCAGCGGTCAGAATGCTACGGCTCCACGGATGGTTGGTGTGTGGTCAAGCGGGCTCACTAGTGCGCCGTGTCTCTCGAAGAACACGTTCGCTGTGCAGGTGTGGGGTGGCAGCAAGTGGCCGGAAAATTTCCAGCTCATCAACAGCGGGTACAGCTTGGTCATATCGCATGTAGACGCGTGGTATCTGGACTGTGGCTTTGGCAGCTGGCGTTCGACAGGGGAAGGCGCTTGTTCCCCGTACCGTAACTGGCAGACGGTGTACAAACATCGTCCGTGGGAAGAGATGAAGCTAACTTCGCTCCAGATGCGCCAGATATTGGGCGGCGAAGCGTGCCTGTGGACGGAACAGGTGGACGAATCGATATTGGATTCCCGTCTGTGGCCGCGTGCATCCGCCCTTGCCGAACGGTTGTGGACTGACCCGACGGAGGAACGGTTCAGCGAATCGGTGCCGCTCGAGGTGTACAATCGGATGTCGGTGTTCCGGAATCATCTACTCGAGCTAGGACTGCGGGCGGAACCGATCTTCCCGAAATACTGCGCACAGAATCAGGACGAGTGTGTATGA
- the LOC128300840 gene encoding nose resistant to fluoxetine protein 6-like, translating into MSLTIRALVVCLSFVSVVSEIAESVINKTNCEKDGSFNITAYYQMPPLYLYDDYDRCLEEFPVRATYCLVDSWIVPNDTIPLWSVIEQFSSDTKRSFRHDRLQRGLCMNRCHLLMSKFDRRTQMKYFQSRFDPKDFQEITFDPNTFREALDWRNRYRRLANQCVNYELKRQYSLMAYSTVEYCVTNRQQAERDVLVSGLLSPSEALDEVDVVFLLVLGLLFVLTLISTVYDCSRYRQTKSHGTVTDGLSDYYRSGLERPGTSRWTILLVAFSLPRNWHLLTTARKKATTSTKDLRFIQSVRFLVMYLVIAGHSMLFNCIFPLHNPQYVELNYRRIITMLIFNGITVVQTYFTVSGFLLAVHFVDFAEKQRTFRLWDFLQSILYRFIRLTPVYGFMLLLDASWLIRLQDGPVWKRVAETERTYCRTNWWANVLYVNNYVTVSEPCLQQTWYLATDFQLFIIGLALLALTWRYPKLLKPLLALAVAGALLTPAIVTYVNRFEGVVILRPEALKYVLWYDEMYRKMYIPTHTNFGSYLAGLMAGLMYHKLKRTDFIAVRHRGFLVLWYATLPAAIGLLLSAYIFYAYDFAKPAIWIAVYAALARNLWGALFAVLFVGVAFGVGGFLRTTLNNSIFRPLGKVMYCVFLCHLFVIRVTLGNVRQPIYVSDMRILVLTSSTLVLAYIMGTLMCLLIELPFSNIQKHVFFFKKENIYKEEIQLVSNGCTSQPDCLKSRETKEANGES; encoded by the exons ATGAGTTTAACGATACGAGCCTTAGTAGTTTGcctttcgtttgtttcggtggtttcagAGATTGCAGAGAGtgttataaacaaaacaaattgcgAAAAGGATGGATCATTCAACA TCACGGCTTACTACCAGATGCCTCCACTCTATCTCTACGACGATTACGATCGCTGCCTAGAGGAATTTCCGGTGCGTGCCACGTACTGTTTGGTAGACAGTTGGATCGTTCCAAACGACACCATACCACTGTGGTCAGTGATAGAGCAATTCTCCAGCGATACGAAACGTAGCTTCCGGCATGATCGACTACAGCGAGGTCTCTGCATGAACCGCTGCCATCTGCTGATGAGCAAGTTCGATCGACGCACCCAGATGAAGTACTTCCAGTCACGCTTCGATCCGAAAGATTTTCAGGAG ATTACGTTCGATCCGAATACGTTCCGTGAGGCGCTCGATTGGCGTAACCGGTACCGCCGTTTGGCCAATCAATGTGTCAATTACGAGCTGAAGCGTCAGTACTCCTTGATGGCGTACAGCACAGTCGAATATTGTGTGACGAATCGGCAGCAAGCAGAACGGGACGTGCTCGTGTCCGGTTTGCTATCGCCCTCGGAAGCTTTAG ATGAGGTTGATGTTGTGTTTCTGCTTGTTTTGGGTCTGCTATTCGTCCTCACACTGATCTCCACGGTGTACGATTGTAGCCGATATCGCCAAACAAAATCACACGGCACGGTAACGGATGGATTAAGCGATTACTATCGATCCGGTCTCGAGCGGCCCGGAACAAGCCGAT GGACCATTCTTCTGGTTGCGTTCTCCCTTCCCCGGAACTGGCATTTACTGACAACGGCACGGAAAAAGGCGACTACATCCACGAAGGATTTGCGCTTCATACAGTCAGTGCGTTTTCTCGTGATGTATCTCGTCATCGCCGGCCATTCCATGCTGTTTAATTGCATCTTTCCACTGCACAATCCGCAGTACGTCGAGCTG AACTACCGCCGGATCATTACGATGCTGATATTCAACGGTATTACGGTGGTGCAAACGTACTTTACCGTAAGCGGATTTTTGCTAGCCGTTCACTTTGTGGATTTTGCCGAGAAACAGCGGACCTTCCGTTTGTGGGACTTTCTTCAAAGCATTCTGTACCGGTTTATAAG ATTGACACCGGTGTATGGGTTTATGTTGCTTCTAGACGCTTCCTGGTTGATCCGATTGCAGGATGGACCGGTATGGAAGCGTGTTGCCGAAACCGAACGTACCTACTGTAGAACCAACTGGTGGGCTAATGTGCTGTATGTGAACAACTACGTCACCGTATCGGAACCG tgTTTGCAACAGACCTGGTACCTCGCAACGGACTTTCAACTGTTTATCATCGGGCTTGCGCTGCTGGCACTCACTTGGCGCTATCCGAAGCTACTCAAACCTTTGCTAGCACTGGCCGTAGCGGGAGCACTCCTAACACCGGCTATCGTCACATACGTCAATCGTTTTGAAGGAGTCGTAATCTTACGGCCCGA AGCCCTCAAGTATGTACTGTGGTATGATGAAATGTATCGCAAGATGTACATTCCGACGCACACGAATTTTGGCAGCTATCTGGCCGGGTTGATGGCTGGGTTGATGTACCACAAGCTAAAACGAACCGACTTCATCGCTGTTCGTCACAGG GGCTTTCTCGTCCTTTGGTACGCAACACTACCGGCTGCGATCGGGCTGCTACTGTCTGCCTACATATTTTATGCGTACGACTTTGCCAAACCCGCCATATGGATAGCGGTCTACGCGGCACTGGCGAGAAATCTCTGGGGCGCCCTTTTTGCCGTACTGTTCGTTGGGGTAGCGTTCGGTGTTGGCG GATTTCTACGGACCACCCTCAATAATTCGATCTTTCGACCACTGGGCAAGGTGATGTACTGTGTGTTCCTGTGCCATCTCTTCGTGATTCGCGTCACGTTGGGCAATGTGCGGCAACCGATATACGTAAGCGATATGCGGATT cTTGTTTTAACTTCATCCACTCTTGTGCTGGCCTACATTATGGGAACGTTGATGTGTCTGCTGATAGAGTTACCCTTCTCAAACATTCAGAAACATGTATTCTTCTTTAAAAAGG aaaatatCTACAAAGAAGAAATTCAACTTGTCTCTAATGGATGTACCAGCCAACCCGATTGTCTTAAAAGTAGAGAAACCAAGGAAGCAAATGGGGAATCATAA
- the LOC128300838 gene encoding nose resistant to fluoxetine protein 6-like, producing the protein MIMFPFIKQRNSTSMMFRSVILVLCVGWHVAAVDAFDVLLGYNKSEYWSIPQLHLYDSIEQCLHNKPGGVFCIAKVVIKPDSRSEIWRLIKKYSKYTFQYNHDVLTRGVCLEQCSRVLEKLGSAADKFYEPKFNISKRYLISDWLLPNVAHYRQTYGHLINVCQNYELRTRYNLSGYAEIEECTTDVKRERPMDVLDISYITLLVILLLLAIGSQCYDSWLARNSTDENHYEKTLKSRVATMATAFSIRRNWMRLTYRATHSQYQQDLDFLDLIRVLTMIIILLMHVFIGMAMFTAQNPLAMEQLSAHPLSQMMFSIIPFQVDMFFCISGLLLVVQFLDYTENKRFRISILWQGLLNRYLRSLPVYAVLMLFTVSRYDTFLTTPSAYKIMPKVRLICRRKWWINFLYINNYYQPEEQCLIHTWYLAADFQLFVVGLVVMTLLWRFPKATFWTAVSLGVVGFMLPMINTYIYALDVMMPLTMKGNEYQLWYDEYFVNSYEATETHCCSFFAGMIAGLLYYKIIRKELTLPIETIRNVFTLASISIVAFALQAPLYNMMQFHKPSIWMSILSGVHKLSIGSFYSMTFLLLAFHDRKSALRRWFSGNALSRAMARLGFGFYIVQMSVLKIVFSNYPEDTRINVQLIISTFCSTFVLSYAIALLAFIFIEKPFDALFKLLLSSSGSQCRATPDAATVQSSNTSVITSVMGPGTVKQ; encoded by the exons ATGATAATGTTTCCTTTCATTAAGCAACGAAATTCCACATCCATGATGTTTCGTTCTGTGATCTTAGTGCTGTGTGTTGGCTGGCATGTTGCAGCCGTTGATGCGTTTGATGTGCTGCTAGGATATAATA AGAGTGAATATTGGAGTATTCCTCAACTTCATCTGTACGACAGTATTGAGCAGTGCCTCCACAACAAACCGGGCGGTGTGTTCTGCATCGCGAAGGTGGTGATTAAACCGGACAGTCGCTCGGAAATATGGAGACTTattaaa aaataCTCCAAATACACGTTCCAGTACAATCACGATGTGCTCACGCGCGGTGTGTGTCTTGAACAGTGCTCCCGCGTGTTGGAAAAGCTGGGTTCGGCGGCAGACAAATTCTATGAACCAAAGTTTAACATTTCGAAACGG TACCTAATTTCGGACTGGCTGCTTCCCAACGTTGCCCACTACCGCCAAACATACGGTCACCTGATCAATGTGTGCCAAAATTATGAGCTTCGAACACGTTACAACCTTAGTGGATATGCCGAAATAGAGGAATGTACTACCGATGTGAAGAGGGAACGTCCCATGG ACGTTCTCGATATTTCTTACATTACATTACTCGTGATCCTGCTCTTGCTAGCGATCGGGTCCCAGTGCTACGATAGTTGGCTGGCGCGGAACTCCACCGATGAAAACCACTACGAAAAAACGCTAAAGAGTCGCG TGGCAACCATGGCGACTGCTTTTTCCATACGTAGAAATTGGATGCGGTTAACGTACCGGGCGACACACAGCCAATATCAGCAGGATCTGGATTTTCTCGACCTGATACGCGTGCTGACAATGATCATCATATTGCTGATGCACGTGTTTATTGGGATGGCCATGTTCACCGCACAGAACCCACTGGCGATGGAGCAG CTTTCAGCTCATCCCCTGTCACAGATGATGTTTTCTATAATACCCTTTCAAGTGGACATGTTCTTTTGCATCAGTGGACTTCTGCTAGTGGTACAGTTTCTAGATTATACGGAAAATAAACGCTTTCGAATCAGCATACTATGGCAAGGTTTACTTAATCGCTATCTAAG ATCACTTCCAGTGTATGCTGTATTGATGCTATTCACCGTATCTCGCTACGATACTTTCTTGACAACTCCATCCGCATACAAAATTATGCCCAAAGTACGGTTGATATGTCGACGAAAGTGGTGGATCAACTTCCTGTACATCAACAACTACTATCAGCCTGAGGAACAGTGCCTGATACACACGTGGTACTTGGCCGCAGACTTCCAGCTATTCGTTGTAGGATTGGTGGTGATGACCTTACTGTGGCGGTTTCCAAAAGCTACCTTCTGGACAGCAGTTTCCCTGGGTGTTGTGGGTTTCATGCTGCCAATGATCAACACGTACATATACGCTCTGGATGTAATGATGCCACTGACCATGAA AGGAAACGAATATCAATTGTGGTACGACGAGTATTTTGTGAATTCGTACGAAGCAACCGAGACGCACTGCTGCAGCTTCTTTGCCGGCATGATTGCAGGGTTACTCTACTATAAGATCATTCGCAAAGAGCTGACACTTCCGATCGAGACG atAAGGAATGTGTTTACCTTGGCGTCAATATCGATCGTCGCTTTTGCCCTTCAGGCACCGCTGTACAATATGATGCAGTTCCATAAACCCTCCATCTGGATGTCAATTCTATCGGGGGTGCATAAGCTATCGATAGGTTCGTTTTATTCGATGACATTTTTGCTGCTTGCATTCCACGATCGAAAGTCAGCCCTCCGTCGATGGTTTAGCGGGAATGCTCTTAGTCGTGCAATGGCACGGCTCGGGTTTGGATTCTACATTGTGCAGATGTCGGTACTGAAGATAGTTTTCAGTAACTACCCGGAGGATACACGCATCAATGTGCAACTGATC atttcaacattttgctcAACATTCGTCTTGTCATACGCGATCGCACTGCTAGCATTCATCTTTATTGAGAAACCGTTTGATGCTCTCTTTAAGCTTTTATTAAGCTCCTCCGGTAGTCAATGTAGAGCCACACCAGATGCAGCAACGGTGCAATCGAGTAACACTTCGGTGATAACCTCGGTGATGGGTCCCGGTACAGTAAAACAGTAG